Below is a window of Gossypium hirsutum isolate 1008001.06 chromosome A12, Gossypium_hirsutum_v2.1, whole genome shotgun sequence DNA.
TACGCCGTCACCGTTGTGCTATGCATCTTGTCTAAGAAGCcactaaaaaaaaactaaagaatgAGATAAAAGTTTTGGTCTTTTGCTTCTGTTTGAAGCCAATCTTTGTTTTACTTCATTaagttatatataatctttttgaTGCTGATAGTTTTTCGCCATTAAAAGCTTTCACGTTTGTATCCCCAACGAGAAACCGGTACTCTTCTCTCACGTAAAACCTACATTTGCCAACCCGAAAGCCTTCCCTTTTGGCTTTTTCTTCTTATATAAACCACATTTCAATTGCCTCACCTCTTTGCTTCACTCAGATAAACTCGGGTCTTCTTAAACGAGGGAGGAGGATGCATGTGGTTTCTTATGCTCTGTTTTTAGTTGCTCTGTTTCAATGTAGATTCTTGGCTTTTGCAATTTTAGACCCAATTGATTTTTTGGCTTTACAATCTATTAGAAAGTCTCTCCATGATTTGCCTGGCTCTAATTATTTGGCTTCCTGGGATTTTACTTCCGATCCTTGTAACTTTGCTGGCGTTTACTGTGCGTCCGATAAAGTAGTTGCTCTTAATCTTGGTGATCCTCGTGCTGGTTCGCCGGGTTTAACCGGAAGGATAGACTCGGCTATTGGTAAACTATCTGCTCTCGCTGAGTTGTCTATTGTTCCGGGTCGAATCTATGGGTCGTTGCCGGAGTCAATCTTGCAATTGAAGGGCCTTCGTTTTCTTTCGATCAGCCGGAATTTTATCTCCGGGAATATTCCAGTGACTCTCGGTCGACTGAGGAGGCTTAGAACGCTTGATCTCAGTTATAATCAACTCACCGGTGGAATCCCGCGTTCCATCGGAACCTTGCCGGAGCTCACCAATGTTATTCTTTGTCATAACCATCTCTCCGGTTCGGTTCCTCCGTTTCTCTCTCATGGCCTAACCCGGTTGGACCTCAAACACAATGCTCTCTCCGGTTCGCTCGCTCCTTACTCCCTCCCTCCTTCTTTGCAGTCCCTCTCCCTCTCCTGGAACCGGCT
It encodes the following:
- the LOC107930268 gene encoding LRR receptor-like serine/threonine-protein kinase SIK1; the encoded protein is MHVVSYALFLVALFQCRFLAFAILDPIDFLALQSIRKSLHDLPGSNYLASWDFTSDPCNFAGVYCASDKVVALNLGDPRAGSPGLTGRIDSAIGKLSALAELSIVPGRIYGSLPESILQLKGLRFLSISRNFISGNIPVTLGRLRRLRTLDLSYNQLTGGIPRSIGTLPELTNVILCHNHLSGSVPPFLSHGLTRLDLKHNALSGSLAPYSLPPSLQSLSLSWNRLTGPVDKLLSRLNHLNYLDLSLNQFTGPIPGRLFSFPITNLQLERNSFSGPVQPTEPVTIPTVDLSHNRLSGHISPMFSTVQNLYLNNNYFTGHVPASFVDRLLSASIRILYLQHNYLTGIEISPTAEIPLRSSLCLQYNCMVPPVQTACPLKAGKMKTRPAFQCKG